One region of Xyrauchen texanus isolate HMW12.3.18 chromosome 11, RBS_HiC_50CHRs, whole genome shotgun sequence genomic DNA includes:
- the LOC127651826 gene encoding catenin delta-1-like isoform X5 — MEQCENAASLLASVREQEMQFERLTRALEEERRSVGPSGTLPRPLPTLQNGRVTGDVDLERLKLSEGYINGTQYRMLDPGHIVESVMVEEDPHEVPPVISVETSDDGTTRRTETTVKKVTKTTTTRSVIPSVSDTLSVDGTGSVTGMSYNTPMDRVYRPPGGPMDYPTATVPRNYHYGPPGGYDDYRSGPPSEAYTSLSRGTRMDDRYRPVDGYRTLDSAYRAQSRPQLDPYAAQPQVGRMGSALEITGVLQRFVPEPYGLEDDQRSLGYDDPDYGMGTPIHYSTMPRLAHALHAPPPRRTGSYEGTLDGDMSGAGDMYYWGVGAPLAQGERGSMASLDSTLRKGPAPNTWRQPELPEVIAMLNYRLDPVKSNAAAYLQHLTFKNDKVKSEVRRMKGIPALVSMLDNPKKEVHYAACGALKNISYGRDPDNKIAIKNCDGIPALVRLLRKTRDQDLTDTITGTLWNLSSHDSVKMEIVDHALHALSDEVMVPHSGWERGNEGGEESCKPRHLEWETALTNTAGCLRNVSSERSEARRKLRECSGLVDSLMYIVQSQINCKDVDNKLIENSVCLLRNLSYHVHREIPGCERYQETMPINQGPVPSSQKGGCFSSRKGKDEWFSKGKKEDDGTSDTIDIPKRSTPAKGYELLFQPEVVRVYTSLLKESKNPSVLEAAAGAVQNLCAGRWTYGRYIRAMLRHEHGLPMMTELLSHGNDRVVRAMSGALRNLAIDARNRDLLGKHAVPNLVANLPGGGQSQPARALSEETVVSVLSTIAEVVGSSVEAAKTLRSSQGIERLVLINKDSNRSDREVRGAGLVLQIVWGFKELRRTLEKDGWKKTDFMVNLTPPNNTRSNGGYEDSTLPLIDRGGKQDRDRDMIPLNDMGPDAYSTLDQRGRRNTLDDTLDRSDRDAPQGGMYGERRGSLPLLDSYDEKLIVCITQREFPPPAYCPC; from the exons aACGGGCGTGTCACTGGTGATGTGGATTTAGAACGGCTCAAATTAAGCGAAGGATACATAAACGGGACACAG TACAGGATGTTGGACCCTGGTCATATTGTTGAGTCTGTAATGGTGGAGGAAGATCCTCATGAGGTACCGCCAGTAATTTCAGTCGAAACCAGTGATGATGGCACAACACGCCGCACTGAGACTACA GTCAAGAAGGTCACAAAGACCACCACCACACGATCAGTCATTCCCTCTGTCTCTGACACACTCTCTGTGGACGGTACTGGTTCAGTCACCGGCATGAGTTATAACACCCCGATGGACCGTGTGTACAGGCCACCAGGTGGACCCATGGACTACCCCACTGCTACTGTCCCTCGTAACTACCACTATGGACCTCCAGGCGGTTATGACGACTACCGCAGCGGACCTCCTTCGGAAGCCTACACTAGCCTCAGTCGAGGAACTCGTATGGATGACCGCTACAG GCCTGTAGATGGCTACCGCACACTGGACTCTGCTTACCGCGCACAGAGCCGGCCACAGTTGGACCCGTACGCAGCTCAGCCTCAGGTGGGACGTATGGGCAGTGCTCTGGAGATCACTGGGGTCCTGCAGCGATTCGTCCCAGAGCCCTACGGCCTGGAGGATGATCAGAGGAGCCTGGGATACGATGATCCTGATTATGGCATGGGGACGCCAATACACTATAGCACAATGCCCCGGCTAGCACATGCACTCCATGCCCCACCCCCACGTAGGACCGG GTCATATGAGGGCACACTGGATGGCGATATGAGTGGAGCTGGTGATATGTATTATTGGGGAGTCGGAGCCCCATTGGCTCAGGGAGAGAGAGGCAGCATGGCATCATTGGACAGCACACTGCGGAAAGGCCCTGCCCCCAACACATGGAGGCAGCCAGAACTTCCTGAAGTCATCGCTATGCTCAACTATCGCCTGGACCCTGTAAAAAGCAACGCTGCAGCCTACTTGCAGCATCTCACCTTTAAGAACGATAAG GTGAAATCAGAAGTAAGGCGAATGAAGGGGATCCCAGCCCTGGTGTCAATGCTTGATAACCCAAAGAAGGAGGTGCATTACGCAGCATGCGGAGCTCTCAAGAACATCTCGTACGGACGAGATCCAGATAACAAGATAGCCATCAAGAACTGTGATGGAATTCCCGCCCTGGTGCGGCTATTGAGGAAGACAAGGGATCAGGACCTCACAGACACTATAACAG GCACGCTGTGGAACCTGTCATCTCATGACTCTGTAAAGATGGAGATTGTGGATCACGCGCTGCACGCTCTGTCTGATGAGGTGATGGTTCCACACTCGGGCTGGGAGAGGGGGAACGAAGGGGGAGAGGAGAGCTGCAAACCCAGACACTTGGAGTGGGAGACGGCACTCACCAACACTGCCGGCTGCTTAAG GAATGTGAGTTCAGAGCGGAGCGAGGCCAGGAGGAAGCTGAGGGAGTGCTCTGGACTGGTCGACTCTCTCATGTATATTGTCCAGTCACAGATCAACTGTAAAGATGTGGACAACAAG CTGATAGAGAACAGCGTGTGTCTGCTGAGGAATCTGTCCTATCATGTGCACCGGGAGATACCAGGCTGTGAGCGCTACCAGGAGACGATGCCCATCAACCAAGGCCCCGTCCCTTCTTCCCAAAAGGGCGGTTGCTTCAGTTCCCGAAAGGGCAAAG ACGAGTGGTTTTCTAAAG GGAAGAAAGAGGATGATGGGACTTCAGATACTATTGACATTCCAAAGAGAAGCACTCCAGCCAAAG GCTATGAGTTGCTTTTCCAGCCAGAGGTGGTGCGCGTGTACACTTCCCTCCTGAAAGAGAGCAAGAACCCATCGGTTCTAGAAGCCGCAGCGGGAGCCGTACAGAATCTGTGTGCGGGCCGCTGGACT TATGGGCGGTACATTAGAGCAATGCTGCGACATGAGCATGGCCTGCCAATGATGACGGAGCTGTTATCTCATGGGAACGATCGAGTGGTCAGAGCCATGTCTGGAGCGCTGAGAAACCTTGCCATTGACGCTCGCAACCGTGACCTGCTAG GTAAACATGCAGTGCCTAACCTGGTGGCTAATCTGCCGGGCGGTGGTCAGAGTCAGCCTGCGCGTGCGCTCTCAGAGGAGACGGTGGTGTCTGTTCTCAGCACTATCGCAGAGGTGGTCGGGTCCAGCGTGGAGGCGGCCAAAACCCTGCGCAGCTCCCAGGGCATCGAGAGACTGGTGCTCATCAACAAAGACAG CAACCGTTCAGATCGAGAGGTCCGTGGTGCTGGGCTGGTGCTGCAGATAGTGTGGGGCTTCAAGGAGCTCCGCCGGACACTGGAAAAAGATGGCTGGAAGAAAACAGACTTCATGGTCAACCTAACCCCCCCTAACAACACCCGCAGCAACGGAGGATATGAGGACAGCACCTTGCCGCTAATAGACAGAG GAGGCAAACAGGACAGGGACCGAGATATGATTCCTCTTAATGACATGGGACCAG ACGCTTACTCTACTCTAGACCAGCGAGGACGGAGAAACACTTTAGACGACACTCTGGATCGTTCTGACAGAGATGCACCTCAG GGAGGAATGTATGGGGAGAGGCGGGGCTCTCTGCCTCTTTTGGACTCTTATGATG
- the LOC127651826 gene encoding catenin delta-1-like isoform X1 produces MEQCENAASLLASVREQEMQFERLTRALEEERRSVGPSGTLPRPLPTLQNGRVTGDVDLERLKLSEGYINGTQYRMLDPGHIVESVMVEEDPHEVPPVISVETSDDGTTRRTETTVKKVTKTTTTRSVIPSVSDTLSVDGTGSVTGMSYNTPMDRVYRPPGGPMDYPTATVPRNYHYGPPGGYDDYRSGPPSEAYTSLSRGTRMDDRYRPVDGYRTLDSAYRAQSRPQLDPYAAQPQVGRMGSALEITGVLQRFVPEPYGLEDDQRSLGYDDPDYGMGTPIHYSTMPRLAHALHAPPPRRTGSYEGTLDGDMSGAGDMYYWGVGAPLAQGERGSMASLDSTLRKGPAPNTWRQPELPEVIAMLNYRLDPVKSNAAAYLQHLTFKNDKVKSEVRRMKGIPALVSMLDNPKKEVHYAACGALKNISYGRDPDNKIAIKNCDGIPALVRLLRKTRDQDLTDTITGTLWNLSSHDSVKMEIVDHALHALSDEVMVPHSGWERGNEGGEESCKPRHLEWETALTNTAGCLRNVSSERSEARRKLRECSGLVDSLMYIVQSQINCKDVDNKLIENSVCLLRNLSYHVHREIPGCERYQETMPINQGPVPSSQKGGCFSSRKGKDEWFSKGKKEDDGTSDTIDIPKRSTPAKGYELLFQPEVVRVYTSLLKESKNPSVLEAAAGAVQNLCAGRWTYGRYIRAMLRHEHGLPMMTELLSHGNDRVVRAMSGALRNLAIDARNRDLLGKHAVPNLVANLPGGGQSQPARALSEETVVSVLSTIAEVVGSSVEAAKTLRSSQGIERLVLINKDSNRSDREVRGAGLVLQIVWGFKELRRTLEKDGWKKTDFMVNLTPPNNTRSNGGYEDSTLPLIDRGGKQDRDRDMIPLNDMGPDAYSTLDQRGRRNTLDDTLDRSDRDAPQGGMYGERRGSLPLLDSYDG; encoded by the exons aACGGGCGTGTCACTGGTGATGTGGATTTAGAACGGCTCAAATTAAGCGAAGGATACATAAACGGGACACAG TACAGGATGTTGGACCCTGGTCATATTGTTGAGTCTGTAATGGTGGAGGAAGATCCTCATGAGGTACCGCCAGTAATTTCAGTCGAAACCAGTGATGATGGCACAACACGCCGCACTGAGACTACA GTCAAGAAGGTCACAAAGACCACCACCACACGATCAGTCATTCCCTCTGTCTCTGACACACTCTCTGTGGACGGTACTGGTTCAGTCACCGGCATGAGTTATAACACCCCGATGGACCGTGTGTACAGGCCACCAGGTGGACCCATGGACTACCCCACTGCTACTGTCCCTCGTAACTACCACTATGGACCTCCAGGCGGTTATGACGACTACCGCAGCGGACCTCCTTCGGAAGCCTACACTAGCCTCAGTCGAGGAACTCGTATGGATGACCGCTACAG GCCTGTAGATGGCTACCGCACACTGGACTCTGCTTACCGCGCACAGAGCCGGCCACAGTTGGACCCGTACGCAGCTCAGCCTCAGGTGGGACGTATGGGCAGTGCTCTGGAGATCACTGGGGTCCTGCAGCGATTCGTCCCAGAGCCCTACGGCCTGGAGGATGATCAGAGGAGCCTGGGATACGATGATCCTGATTATGGCATGGGGACGCCAATACACTATAGCACAATGCCCCGGCTAGCACATGCACTCCATGCCCCACCCCCACGTAGGACCGG GTCATATGAGGGCACACTGGATGGCGATATGAGTGGAGCTGGTGATATGTATTATTGGGGAGTCGGAGCCCCATTGGCTCAGGGAGAGAGAGGCAGCATGGCATCATTGGACAGCACACTGCGGAAAGGCCCTGCCCCCAACACATGGAGGCAGCCAGAACTTCCTGAAGTCATCGCTATGCTCAACTATCGCCTGGACCCTGTAAAAAGCAACGCTGCAGCCTACTTGCAGCATCTCACCTTTAAGAACGATAAG GTGAAATCAGAAGTAAGGCGAATGAAGGGGATCCCAGCCCTGGTGTCAATGCTTGATAACCCAAAGAAGGAGGTGCATTACGCAGCATGCGGAGCTCTCAAGAACATCTCGTACGGACGAGATCCAGATAACAAGATAGCCATCAAGAACTGTGATGGAATTCCCGCCCTGGTGCGGCTATTGAGGAAGACAAGGGATCAGGACCTCACAGACACTATAACAG GCACGCTGTGGAACCTGTCATCTCATGACTCTGTAAAGATGGAGATTGTGGATCACGCGCTGCACGCTCTGTCTGATGAGGTGATGGTTCCACACTCGGGCTGGGAGAGGGGGAACGAAGGGGGAGAGGAGAGCTGCAAACCCAGACACTTGGAGTGGGAGACGGCACTCACCAACACTGCCGGCTGCTTAAG GAATGTGAGTTCAGAGCGGAGCGAGGCCAGGAGGAAGCTGAGGGAGTGCTCTGGACTGGTCGACTCTCTCATGTATATTGTCCAGTCACAGATCAACTGTAAAGATGTGGACAACAAG CTGATAGAGAACAGCGTGTGTCTGCTGAGGAATCTGTCCTATCATGTGCACCGGGAGATACCAGGCTGTGAGCGCTACCAGGAGACGATGCCCATCAACCAAGGCCCCGTCCCTTCTTCCCAAAAGGGCGGTTGCTTCAGTTCCCGAAAGGGCAAAG ACGAGTGGTTTTCTAAAG GGAAGAAAGAGGATGATGGGACTTCAGATACTATTGACATTCCAAAGAGAAGCACTCCAGCCAAAG GCTATGAGTTGCTTTTCCAGCCAGAGGTGGTGCGCGTGTACACTTCCCTCCTGAAAGAGAGCAAGAACCCATCGGTTCTAGAAGCCGCAGCGGGAGCCGTACAGAATCTGTGTGCGGGCCGCTGGACT TATGGGCGGTACATTAGAGCAATGCTGCGACATGAGCATGGCCTGCCAATGATGACGGAGCTGTTATCTCATGGGAACGATCGAGTGGTCAGAGCCATGTCTGGAGCGCTGAGAAACCTTGCCATTGACGCTCGCAACCGTGACCTGCTAG GTAAACATGCAGTGCCTAACCTGGTGGCTAATCTGCCGGGCGGTGGTCAGAGTCAGCCTGCGCGTGCGCTCTCAGAGGAGACGGTGGTGTCTGTTCTCAGCACTATCGCAGAGGTGGTCGGGTCCAGCGTGGAGGCGGCCAAAACCCTGCGCAGCTCCCAGGGCATCGAGAGACTGGTGCTCATCAACAAAGACAG CAACCGTTCAGATCGAGAGGTCCGTGGTGCTGGGCTGGTGCTGCAGATAGTGTGGGGCTTCAAGGAGCTCCGCCGGACACTGGAAAAAGATGGCTGGAAGAAAACAGACTTCATGGTCAACCTAACCCCCCCTAACAACACCCGCAGCAACGGAGGATATGAGGACAGCACCTTGCCGCTAATAGACAGAG GAGGCAAACAGGACAGGGACCGAGATATGATTCCTCTTAATGACATGGGACCAG ACGCTTACTCTACTCTAGACCAGCGAGGACGGAGAAACACTTTAGACGACACTCTGGATCGTTCTGACAGAGATGCACCTCAG GGAGGAATGTATGGGGAGAGGCGGGGCTCTCTGCCTCTTTTGGACTCTTATGATGGTTAG
- the LOC127651826 gene encoding catenin delta-1-like isoform X2, producing MEQCENAASLLASVREQEMQFERLTRALEEERRSVGPSGTLPRPLPTLQNGRVTGDVDLERLKLSEGYINGTQYRMLDPGHIVESVMVEEDPHEVPPVISVETSDDGTTRRTETTVKKVTKTTTTRSVIPSVSDTLSVDGTGSVTGMSYNTPMDRVYRPPGGPMDYPTATVPRNYHYGPPGGYDDYRSGPPSEAYTSLSRGTRMDDRYRPVDGYRTLDSAYRAQSRPQLDPYAAQPQVGRMGSALEITGVLQRFVPEPYGLEDDQRSLGYDDPDYGMGTPIHYSTMPRLAHALHAPPPRRTGSYEGTLDGDMSGAGDMYYWGVGAPLAQGERGSMASLDSTLRKGPAPNTWRQPELPEVIAMLNYRLDPVKSNAAAYLQHLTFKNDKVKSEVRRMKGIPALVSMLDNPKKEVHYAACGALKNISYGRDPDNKIAIKNCDGIPALVRLLRKTRDQDLTDTITGTLWNLSSHDSVKMEIVDHALHALSDEVMVPHSGWERGNEGGEESCKPRHLEWETALTNTAGCLRNVSSERSEARRKLRECSGLVDSLMYIVQSQINCKDVDNKLIENSVCLLRNLSYHVHREIPGCERYQETMPINQGPVPSSQKGGCFSSRKGKGKKEDDGTSDTIDIPKRSTPAKGYELLFQPEVVRVYTSLLKESKNPSVLEAAAGAVQNLCAGRWTYGRYIRAMLRHEHGLPMMTELLSHGNDRVVRAMSGALRNLAIDARNRDLLGKHAVPNLVANLPGGGQSQPARALSEETVVSVLSTIAEVVGSSVEAAKTLRSSQGIERLVLINKDSNRSDREVRGAGLVLQIVWGFKELRRTLEKDGWKKTDFMVNLTPPNNTRSNGGYEDSTLPLIDRGGKQDRDRDMIPLNDMGPDAYSTLDQRGRRNTLDDTLDRSDRDAPQGGMYGERRGSLPLLDSYDG from the exons aACGGGCGTGTCACTGGTGATGTGGATTTAGAACGGCTCAAATTAAGCGAAGGATACATAAACGGGACACAG TACAGGATGTTGGACCCTGGTCATATTGTTGAGTCTGTAATGGTGGAGGAAGATCCTCATGAGGTACCGCCAGTAATTTCAGTCGAAACCAGTGATGATGGCACAACACGCCGCACTGAGACTACA GTCAAGAAGGTCACAAAGACCACCACCACACGATCAGTCATTCCCTCTGTCTCTGACACACTCTCTGTGGACGGTACTGGTTCAGTCACCGGCATGAGTTATAACACCCCGATGGACCGTGTGTACAGGCCACCAGGTGGACCCATGGACTACCCCACTGCTACTGTCCCTCGTAACTACCACTATGGACCTCCAGGCGGTTATGACGACTACCGCAGCGGACCTCCTTCGGAAGCCTACACTAGCCTCAGTCGAGGAACTCGTATGGATGACCGCTACAG GCCTGTAGATGGCTACCGCACACTGGACTCTGCTTACCGCGCACAGAGCCGGCCACAGTTGGACCCGTACGCAGCTCAGCCTCAGGTGGGACGTATGGGCAGTGCTCTGGAGATCACTGGGGTCCTGCAGCGATTCGTCCCAGAGCCCTACGGCCTGGAGGATGATCAGAGGAGCCTGGGATACGATGATCCTGATTATGGCATGGGGACGCCAATACACTATAGCACAATGCCCCGGCTAGCACATGCACTCCATGCCCCACCCCCACGTAGGACCGG GTCATATGAGGGCACACTGGATGGCGATATGAGTGGAGCTGGTGATATGTATTATTGGGGAGTCGGAGCCCCATTGGCTCAGGGAGAGAGAGGCAGCATGGCATCATTGGACAGCACACTGCGGAAAGGCCCTGCCCCCAACACATGGAGGCAGCCAGAACTTCCTGAAGTCATCGCTATGCTCAACTATCGCCTGGACCCTGTAAAAAGCAACGCTGCAGCCTACTTGCAGCATCTCACCTTTAAGAACGATAAG GTGAAATCAGAAGTAAGGCGAATGAAGGGGATCCCAGCCCTGGTGTCAATGCTTGATAACCCAAAGAAGGAGGTGCATTACGCAGCATGCGGAGCTCTCAAGAACATCTCGTACGGACGAGATCCAGATAACAAGATAGCCATCAAGAACTGTGATGGAATTCCCGCCCTGGTGCGGCTATTGAGGAAGACAAGGGATCAGGACCTCACAGACACTATAACAG GCACGCTGTGGAACCTGTCATCTCATGACTCTGTAAAGATGGAGATTGTGGATCACGCGCTGCACGCTCTGTCTGATGAGGTGATGGTTCCACACTCGGGCTGGGAGAGGGGGAACGAAGGGGGAGAGGAGAGCTGCAAACCCAGACACTTGGAGTGGGAGACGGCACTCACCAACACTGCCGGCTGCTTAAG GAATGTGAGTTCAGAGCGGAGCGAGGCCAGGAGGAAGCTGAGGGAGTGCTCTGGACTGGTCGACTCTCTCATGTATATTGTCCAGTCACAGATCAACTGTAAAGATGTGGACAACAAG CTGATAGAGAACAGCGTGTGTCTGCTGAGGAATCTGTCCTATCATGTGCACCGGGAGATACCAGGCTGTGAGCGCTACCAGGAGACGATGCCCATCAACCAAGGCCCCGTCCCTTCTTCCCAAAAGGGCGGTTGCTTCAGTTCCCGAAAGGGCAAAG GGAAGAAAGAGGATGATGGGACTTCAGATACTATTGACATTCCAAAGAGAAGCACTCCAGCCAAAG GCTATGAGTTGCTTTTCCAGCCAGAGGTGGTGCGCGTGTACACTTCCCTCCTGAAAGAGAGCAAGAACCCATCGGTTCTAGAAGCCGCAGCGGGAGCCGTACAGAATCTGTGTGCGGGCCGCTGGACT TATGGGCGGTACATTAGAGCAATGCTGCGACATGAGCATGGCCTGCCAATGATGACGGAGCTGTTATCTCATGGGAACGATCGAGTGGTCAGAGCCATGTCTGGAGCGCTGAGAAACCTTGCCATTGACGCTCGCAACCGTGACCTGCTAG GTAAACATGCAGTGCCTAACCTGGTGGCTAATCTGCCGGGCGGTGGTCAGAGTCAGCCTGCGCGTGCGCTCTCAGAGGAGACGGTGGTGTCTGTTCTCAGCACTATCGCAGAGGTGGTCGGGTCCAGCGTGGAGGCGGCCAAAACCCTGCGCAGCTCCCAGGGCATCGAGAGACTGGTGCTCATCAACAAAGACAG CAACCGTTCAGATCGAGAGGTCCGTGGTGCTGGGCTGGTGCTGCAGATAGTGTGGGGCTTCAAGGAGCTCCGCCGGACACTGGAAAAAGATGGCTGGAAGAAAACAGACTTCATGGTCAACCTAACCCCCCCTAACAACACCCGCAGCAACGGAGGATATGAGGACAGCACCTTGCCGCTAATAGACAGAG GAGGCAAACAGGACAGGGACCGAGATATGATTCCTCTTAATGACATGGGACCAG ACGCTTACTCTACTCTAGACCAGCGAGGACGGAGAAACACTTTAGACGACACTCTGGATCGTTCTGACAGAGATGCACCTCAG GGAGGAATGTATGGGGAGAGGCGGGGCTCTCTGCCTCTTTTGGACTCTTATGATGGTTAG
- the LOC127651826 gene encoding catenin delta-1-like isoform X3 translates to MEQCENAASLLASVREQEMQFERLTRALEEERRSVGPSGTLPRPLPTLQNGRVTGDVDLERLKLSEGYINGTQYRMLDPGHIVESVMVEEDPHEVPPVISVETSDDGTTRRTETTVKKVTKTTTTRSVIPSVSDTLSVDGTGSVTGMSYNTPMDRVYRPPGGPMDYPTATVPRNYHYGPPGGYDDYRSGPPSEAYTSLSRGTRMDDRYRPVDGYRTLDSAYRAQSRPQLDPYAAQPQVGRMGSALEITGVLQRFVPEPYGLEDDQRSLGYDDPDYGMGTPIHYSTMPRLAHALHAPPPRRTGSYEGTLDGDMSGAGDMYYWGVGAPLAQGERGSMASLDSTLRKGPAPNTWRQPELPEVIAMLNYRLDPVKSNAAAYLQHLTFKNDKVKSEVRRMKGIPALVSMLDNPKKEVHYAACGALKNISYGRDPDNKIAIKNCDGIPALVRLLRKTRDQDLTDTITGTLWNLSSHDSVKMEIVDHALHALSDEVMVPHSGWERGNEGGEESCKPRHLEWETALTNTAGCLRNVSSERSEARRKLRECSGLVDSLMYIVQSQINCKDVDNKLIENSVCLLRNLSYHVHREIPGCERYQETMPINQGPVPSSQKGGCFSSRKGKDEWFSKGKKEDDGTSDTIDIPKRSTPAKGYELLFQPEVVRVYTSLLKESKNPSVLEAAAGAVQNLCAGRWTYGRYIRAMLRHEHGLPMMTELLSHGNDRVVRAMSGALRNLAIDARNRDLLGKHAVPNLVANLPGGGQSQPARALSEETVVSVLSTIAEVVGSSVEAAKTLRSSQGIERLVLINKDSNRSDREVRGAGLVLQIVWGFKELRRTLEKDGWKKTDFMVNLTPPNNTRSNGGYEDSTLPLIDRGGKQDRDRDMIPLNDMGPDAYSTLDQRGRRNTLDDTLDRSDRDAPQKN, encoded by the exons aACGGGCGTGTCACTGGTGATGTGGATTTAGAACGGCTCAAATTAAGCGAAGGATACATAAACGGGACACAG TACAGGATGTTGGACCCTGGTCATATTGTTGAGTCTGTAATGGTGGAGGAAGATCCTCATGAGGTACCGCCAGTAATTTCAGTCGAAACCAGTGATGATGGCACAACACGCCGCACTGAGACTACA GTCAAGAAGGTCACAAAGACCACCACCACACGATCAGTCATTCCCTCTGTCTCTGACACACTCTCTGTGGACGGTACTGGTTCAGTCACCGGCATGAGTTATAACACCCCGATGGACCGTGTGTACAGGCCACCAGGTGGACCCATGGACTACCCCACTGCTACTGTCCCTCGTAACTACCACTATGGACCTCCAGGCGGTTATGACGACTACCGCAGCGGACCTCCTTCGGAAGCCTACACTAGCCTCAGTCGAGGAACTCGTATGGATGACCGCTACAG GCCTGTAGATGGCTACCGCACACTGGACTCTGCTTACCGCGCACAGAGCCGGCCACAGTTGGACCCGTACGCAGCTCAGCCTCAGGTGGGACGTATGGGCAGTGCTCTGGAGATCACTGGGGTCCTGCAGCGATTCGTCCCAGAGCCCTACGGCCTGGAGGATGATCAGAGGAGCCTGGGATACGATGATCCTGATTATGGCATGGGGACGCCAATACACTATAGCACAATGCCCCGGCTAGCACATGCACTCCATGCCCCACCCCCACGTAGGACCGG GTCATATGAGGGCACACTGGATGGCGATATGAGTGGAGCTGGTGATATGTATTATTGGGGAGTCGGAGCCCCATTGGCTCAGGGAGAGAGAGGCAGCATGGCATCATTGGACAGCACACTGCGGAAAGGCCCTGCCCCCAACACATGGAGGCAGCCAGAACTTCCTGAAGTCATCGCTATGCTCAACTATCGCCTGGACCCTGTAAAAAGCAACGCTGCAGCCTACTTGCAGCATCTCACCTTTAAGAACGATAAG GTGAAATCAGAAGTAAGGCGAATGAAGGGGATCCCAGCCCTGGTGTCAATGCTTGATAACCCAAAGAAGGAGGTGCATTACGCAGCATGCGGAGCTCTCAAGAACATCTCGTACGGACGAGATCCAGATAACAAGATAGCCATCAAGAACTGTGATGGAATTCCCGCCCTGGTGCGGCTATTGAGGAAGACAAGGGATCAGGACCTCACAGACACTATAACAG GCACGCTGTGGAACCTGTCATCTCATGACTCTGTAAAGATGGAGATTGTGGATCACGCGCTGCACGCTCTGTCTGATGAGGTGATGGTTCCACACTCGGGCTGGGAGAGGGGGAACGAAGGGGGAGAGGAGAGCTGCAAACCCAGACACTTGGAGTGGGAGACGGCACTCACCAACACTGCCGGCTGCTTAAG GAATGTGAGTTCAGAGCGGAGCGAGGCCAGGAGGAAGCTGAGGGAGTGCTCTGGACTGGTCGACTCTCTCATGTATATTGTCCAGTCACAGATCAACTGTAAAGATGTGGACAACAAG CTGATAGAGAACAGCGTGTGTCTGCTGAGGAATCTGTCCTATCATGTGCACCGGGAGATACCAGGCTGTGAGCGCTACCAGGAGACGATGCCCATCAACCAAGGCCCCGTCCCTTCTTCCCAAAAGGGCGGTTGCTTCAGTTCCCGAAAGGGCAAAG ACGAGTGGTTTTCTAAAG GGAAGAAAGAGGATGATGGGACTTCAGATACTATTGACATTCCAAAGAGAAGCACTCCAGCCAAAG GCTATGAGTTGCTTTTCCAGCCAGAGGTGGTGCGCGTGTACACTTCCCTCCTGAAAGAGAGCAAGAACCCATCGGTTCTAGAAGCCGCAGCGGGAGCCGTACAGAATCTGTGTGCGGGCCGCTGGACT TATGGGCGGTACATTAGAGCAATGCTGCGACATGAGCATGGCCTGCCAATGATGACGGAGCTGTTATCTCATGGGAACGATCGAGTGGTCAGAGCCATGTCTGGAGCGCTGAGAAACCTTGCCATTGACGCTCGCAACCGTGACCTGCTAG GTAAACATGCAGTGCCTAACCTGGTGGCTAATCTGCCGGGCGGTGGTCAGAGTCAGCCTGCGCGTGCGCTCTCAGAGGAGACGGTGGTGTCTGTTCTCAGCACTATCGCAGAGGTGGTCGGGTCCAGCGTGGAGGCGGCCAAAACCCTGCGCAGCTCCCAGGGCATCGAGAGACTGGTGCTCATCAACAAAGACAG CAACCGTTCAGATCGAGAGGTCCGTGGTGCTGGGCTGGTGCTGCAGATAGTGTGGGGCTTCAAGGAGCTCCGCCGGACACTGGAAAAAGATGGCTGGAAGAAAACAGACTTCATGGTCAACCTAACCCCCCCTAACAACACCCGCAGCAACGGAGGATATGAGGACAGCACCTTGCCGCTAATAGACAGAG GAGGCAAACAGGACAGGGACCGAGATATGATTCCTCTTAATGACATGGGACCAG ACGCTTACTCTACTCTAGACCAGCGAGGACGGAGAAACACTTTAGACGACACTCTGGATCGTTCTGACAGAGATGCACCTCAG